The nucleotide sequence GATAAAAATATGTTTTATACGATTAAATTTTATTTTGTTTTTTCGAAGTTGTACCTGTGTACCTTCTCCACAGTCAATTAAGAATTGATGGTTTCGTATATCTAGAACCTGAGATGTTGGGTTAGTATCAATTCGTGGAGTTGCACTGTGACACCCTAAGATTGTGAGTTGCATATTATATCCCTAAATCACGTTCTATTTCTTCCATTTCAATAATATCATGAGCTTCTTGAAGTGTTGGTACAATAATTAATTCATCAGGGATATTATCAAAATCTATCTTATTTGTAACAATGACAAACGAATGACCAGCTTCACGATGTATATTAGAGGTTTGTAAAAATTCAATCACATCTAAAGTTGTTAATTGCTTTAAACTTGTTAGATTAATAATAATATTATCATTCTCAAATCTGGAATAAATAACTTCAAACTTCTTTACAAGTTCAACAATTGATGCTTTTTCTTGGGTAATAATTGTTGTTGTTCCTTCTTGACTAAAAATCATAGCTTATTGTTTTATTTTAGAGGCTAATAGATAAATAATTGCCATACGAATTGCAACTCCGTTTTCAACTTGATTTAAAATAATTGCTTGGTTGGAATCTGCAACATCACTAGTAATCTCTACTCCCCTATTAATTGGTCCAGGATGCATTATTGTAATTTCTTTATCTAAACCATCTAATAATGCTTTGTTGACGCCAAATTGTTGTGTGTACTCTCTAGTAGAAGGGAAATAACTTATTTCCATACGCTCATTTTGTATGCGTAACATATTAGCCACATCACACCAATTTAAGGCTTTTCTTAAATCTGTTTCCACTTTAACTCCTAACTTATTTATATATTTAGGAATTAAGGTTTTAGGCCCACACACCATAACATTGGCTCCTTGAAGTTGTAATGCAAAAATATTTGATAACGCTACACGGCTATGTAAAATATCTCCTACGATAACTACATTTTTTCCTTTTACTTCTCCTAATGTTTCTCTTATAGAATAAGAATCTAATAAGGCTTGGGTTGGATGCTCATGTGCTCCGTCTCCTGCATTTATAATACTTGCATTAATGTGTTTTGATAAAAATAAACCAGATCCAGGGTTTGGGTGGCGCATTACTACCATATCAACTTTCATCGAAAGGATATTATTTACTGTATCTATAAGAGTTTCTCCTTTTTTTACTGAAGATTGAGAGCTAGAAAAATTAATAACATCAGCAGATAGCCGTTTTTCTGCTAATTCAAATGATAATTTAGTACGAGTAGAATTCTCAAAAAATAGATTGGCAATAGTAATATCCCTTAGAGATGGTACTTTTTTAATTGGTCTATTGATAACTTCTTTAAAGTGGTCGGCAGTTTTAAAAATAAGCTCAATATCCTTTTTGTTTAGATATTTTATTCCTAATAAGTGATTTACACTTAATTCGCTCATTGTGTTTTATATTGATAGGCATTTATATATTGCCTATTGTTAGTTATTAATTAGATAAACAGTATCTTCTCCTTCGTTTTCTTTCCAGTTAACTTTTACTTTTTCTTCATTTATAGCATCTACTTGCCTACCTCTATAATTTGGTTGTATAGGTAAATGTCTACTAAATCGTCGATCTATTAATGTTAATAATTCGACTTCGTTTGGTCTACCAAAAGACTGCATAGCAGTTAATGCTGCACGTATACTTCTTCCTGTATATAATACATCGTCAATAAACACTACTTTTTTATCTTCAATTAGAAAGTTAATTTGAGTACTACTTGCTTCTAAGGTTTTGTCTCCACGTCTAAAGTCATCTCTATAAAAGGTAATATCTAGGTGACCAAGTTTTATATTTTTAATTTTATAATCGTTTTTAAGCATTTCTGCTAAACGATTTGCTAAAAAAACACCTCTTGGTTGTAATCCAATTAAAACAGTATTTGTAAAGTCGTTATGATTTTCAATAAGTTGGCAGGCCAGTCGATGAAGAATGATGTTTACCTCTTTTGCATTAAGTAACACTTTTTGACTCATATTGTATCCAAACGTATTTGGTTTACAAAGGTAATCTAAAATTTTAAAAGTAAAAGACAAATTTTGCTTTATGCTTTTTCATGCATAAAAAAAGCCTTTTGAGATTTCAAAAGGCTTTTTAACATTTATATTAGATTATAAAATACTTATATTTTACCATCCATTTTATCTTTAAGCGCTTGCAACGCATCATTAGCATCTCCTAAAGTAGGTTTTGCTTCTGCTGCTGCTGCTTCAGCCTTCTTAGCTGCTTGCTTAACGATTTTTGCTTCTTCTGCTCTAAATATTGCAGTATGAGAAGCTACTACACGTTTAAATTCTTTATTGAATTCAATAATTTTAAACTCAGCTTCTTCTCCTTTTTTAAGCTTCTTACCATCTTCTTTTTCAAGATGACGAGAAGGTATAAAGGCTACGATATCTTCATTGAATACTACTGTTGCTCCTTTATCTACAATTTCTTCAATAGTTCCTGTATGAGTAGAATCTAATGCGAAATCTTTTTCGTAAGCATTCCAAGGGTTTTCTGTAGTTTGCTTATGACCTAAACTTAATTTACGCCCTTCTACATCTAACTCAAGTACTACTACATCTAACTTATCGCCTACTGCACAGAATTCACTTGGATGTTTAATTTTCTTAGTCCAAGATAAATCTGAAATGTAAATTAATCCGTCTATGCCTTCTTCTAATTCAACAAAAACACCAAAATTAGTAAAGTTACGTACAACTCCTGTATGTTTAGAGCTTAATGGGTATTTAGAAGTAATATCTGTCCAAGGGTCTTGTGATAATTGCTTAATACCAAGAGACATTTTACGATCTTCTCTATCTAAAGTTAAAATTTGTGCTTCTATTTCATCACCAACTGTTACAAAATCTTGAGCAGAACGTAAGTGTGTGCTCCAAGACATCTCAGAAACGTGAATTAATCCTTCAACACCATCTGCAACTTCAATAAACGCACCATAATCAGCAATTACAACTACTTTACCTTTCACTTTATCTCCAACTTTTACATCTTCACCTAAAGCTTCCCAAGGATGTTTACTTAATTGTTTAAGACCTAATTGAATTCTTGATTTGTTTTCATCAAAATCAAGGATTACTACATTAAGTTTTTGATCTAATTCTACAATTTCACTTGGATGATTAATTCGCGACCAAGATAAATCTGTAATATGAATTAATCCATCAACTCCTCCAAGGTCCATAAATACACCGTAAGACGTTACATTCTTAACTGTACCTTCTAATACTTGACCTTTTTCTAATTGACCTATAATTTCTTTTTTCTGTACTTCAATATCAGCTTCAATAAGTGCTTTATGAGATACTACAACGTTTTTAAATTCGTGATTAATTTTCACAACTTTAAATTCCATTGTTTTATTAACATATTGATCGTAATCTCTAATTGGCTTAACATCAATTTGAGATCCAGGTAAGAATGCTTCAATACCAAATACATCTACAATCATACCTCCTTTTGTACGGCATTTAACGAAACCGTTAACAATTTCTCCAGTATCATGAGCTCCATTAACACGATCCCAAGCTTTAATTACTCTCGCTTTTCTGTGCGATAATACTAATTGTCCTGTTGCATCTTCACGTACATCAATTAATACTTCTACTTTATCACCTACTTTTAAATTAGGGTTGTAACGAAATTCATTAAGTGAAATAACACCTTCAGATTTTGCATTAATATCAATAATTGCATCTCTATCTGAGATGTGAATTACTTCACCTTCTACAACTTCATCGTTAAGTGTATCTACGAAATTTTCGGCTACTAATTTTTCAAATTCTTCTAATTTGTCATCTTCTACTGGGTCGATACCTTCTTCGTAGTTATGCCAATTAAAATCTGCTAAAAATTGTTCTGGATTCACTTGTACTTCAGTAGTTACTGGAGTCTCAACTGTAGCTTCTGCTTCAGTTGTATTTTTTTTGTTTTCAGCCATTGCTGATTAAAATTTGTATTCTGCATGCCTTAAGAAGAATTAAGCAAACAACACACAGAAGTGTTATAAATTTAATAGAACCCTTTTTATCTTCAAAATATTTGCTAAAAAGGAGTGCAAAAATACATATATTTTATGGAATTGCCTAACTAGCAATAAAAAATATTAACTACTTGATTTTAAACCTTATATTTTCATTATCCATTTACAAAAAATAAGCTCATAATTCGTTATCTTTATAGTTCTAACAAACACAATAAACATTATCAATTATGACTGTTAAAAGTAAATATCAAGACGTTTTAGATTTAGGACAAGCATTAGAAATTCAAAATGGAGATGTACAGGAAGTAAATGGGCAACTTAAAGTTTCTGGGACAACAAAAACACCTTATGAAAAGAATTTATTATGGGACAAGATTAAAGAAATTGGAGGTGAGAATCCACTAGATATTTCAGCAGATATTAAAGTAGCTGATAATAGCGTTTTTCATAGACATACTGTAAAAAGTGGAGAAACCTTAGGTAAAATTGCTAAACAATATTATGGGAATGCAATGAAATATACTGCTATTTTTGAAGCAAATACAGATATCTTAAAAAACCCAGATATAATCCATCCAAATCAAGAATTAATTATTC is from Flavobacteriaceae bacterium and encodes:
- a CDS encoding ribonuclease Z, producing the protein MIFSQEGTTTIITQEKASIVELVKKFEVIYSRFENDNIIINLTSLKQLTTLDVIEFLQTSNIHREAGHSFVIVTNKIDFDNIPDELIIVPTLQEAHDIIEMEEIERDLGI
- a CDS encoding aspartate carbamoyltransferase catalytic subunit — protein: MSELSVNHLLGIKYLNKKDIELIFKTADHFKEVINRPIKKVPSLRDITIANLFFENSTRTKLSFELAEKRLSADVINFSSSQSSVKKGETLIDTVNNILSMKVDMVVMRHPNPGSGLFLSKHINASIINAGDGAHEHPTQALLDSYSIRETLGEVKGKNVVIVGDILHSRVALSNIFALQLQGANVMVCGPKTLIPKYINKLGVKVETDLRKALNWCDVANMLRIQNERMEISYFPSTREYTQQFGVNKALLDGLDKEITIMHPGPINRGVEITSDVADSNQAIILNQVENGVAIRMAIIYLLASKIKQ
- the pyrR gene encoding bifunctional pyr operon transcriptional regulator/uracil phosphoribosyltransferase PyrR, with product MSQKVLLNAKEVNIILHRLACQLIENHNDFTNTVLIGLQPRGVFLANRLAEMLKNDYKIKNIKLGHLDITFYRDDFRRGDKTLEASSTQINFLIEDKKVVFIDDVLYTGRSIRAALTAMQSFGRPNEVELLTLIDRRFSRHLPIQPNYRGRQVDAINEEKVKVNWKENEGEDTVYLINN
- a CDS encoding 30S ribosomal protein S1, producing the protein MAENKKNTTEAEATVETPVTTEVQVNPEQFLADFNWHNYEEGIDPVEDDKLEEFEKLVAENFVDTLNDEVVEGEVIHISDRDAIIDINAKSEGVISLNEFRYNPNLKVGDKVEVLIDVREDATGQLVLSHRKARVIKAWDRVNGAHDTGEIVNGFVKCRTKGGMIVDVFGIEAFLPGSQIDVKPIRDYDQYVNKTMEFKVVKINHEFKNVVVSHKALIEADIEVQKKEIIGQLEKGQVLEGTVKNVTSYGVFMDLGGVDGLIHITDLSWSRINHPSEIVELDQKLNVVILDFDENKSRIQLGLKQLSKHPWEALGEDVKVGDKVKGKVVVIADYGAFIEVADGVEGLIHVSEMSWSTHLRSAQDFVTVGDEIEAQILTLDREDRKMSLGIKQLSQDPWTDITSKYPLSSKHTGVVRNFTNFGVFVELEEGIDGLIYISDLSWTKKIKHPSEFCAVGDKLDVVVLELDVEGRKLSLGHKQTTENPWNAYEKDFALDSTHTGTIEEIVDKGATVVFNEDIVAFIPSRHLEKEDGKKLKKGEEAEFKIIEFNKEFKRVVASHTAIFRAEEAKIVKQAAKKAEAAAAEAKPTLGDANDALQALKDKMDGKI
- a CDS encoding LysM peptidoglycan-binding domain-containing protein gives rise to the protein MTVKSKYQDVLDLGQALEIQNGDVQEVNGQLKVSGTTKTPYEKNLLWDKIKEIGGENPLDISADIKVADNSVFHRHTVKSGETLGKIAKQYYGNAMKYTAIFEANTDILKNPDIIHPNQELIIPNL